From the Deltaproteobacteria bacterium genome, the window TATCCGCTCCCAGGCCCGCAAGCCCATCAACCGGGCCAATACGTCGTTGTGGCGCAGCCGACACACCCAATCGACCAGCTCCGCCCCATCACGGTACAGGGCCACCTCGCTGTCCGGCTCGAACAAACCCTCCACATGTCCCACGGCCGGATTAAGGACGGCGCAACCGCACGAGGCGGCCTCGAACAGTCTGAAATTGATTTCCCCAAAAATGGCCTCATTGGGGACAATCCGGCTCTTGTCATAAAAATCGAGCATTTGTCCGTGAGGCAAGTCCTGACGGACCTGGACATCGCCGATCCTGTCGAGCCATTGCGCGAACCATTGTCGCACCGGGCGTTCCGGCGTGATCCGGCCCACGAATCCCAGACCGTGGACGCGCTCTTCCCAGGGGGCAACGGGACGGGACGAGCCGAACCAGGGCAGCCACGCCGTCTGGACAAGACCACGCGCGGCAAACCAGGGCAGCCATTGTTTTTGGGTGCTGCAGCAAAGATCGAAAAGGCGGGCGTAATACTGATGCCAAAAGCTGTTCAGGTGGGTATCGATGGACCAAAAAACCTTGAGGCAGGAAAAGGCTCCCAAATCCGCGATAATGGTGCGTGGCCCCAGCGTTTCCTGCTGGAAGATCACGTCCGGCACGAAGTCGCCCAGCAATGGCTCCAGCCGAATCACGCCGGCTGGCGGACGCAAATCCAGGCACCGATGCCCGGCCGCCTCCAGGGCCCCCCGCAGCCCGACATGGACGCAGACGATGTTCATGGGGCGCCAGGCCCGTGACCACCCGGCCCGCAATCGCCAAACAGGCGCCCGAAGTCCGCGCTGGCCCGCACTCGTGGCCAGGTGTCGATCACGCGAGCCTGGCCGCGCTCCAGCAACAGGCCATGGGTCAAAAGCCCGTCCATGAATTCCGGTGAATGGGTCACCAGGACAATGGTGCGCCCCTGGTCCAAAAACGTCCGCAGCAGTTCGACCATGCGTGCCTGCCAGGAGCGGTCCAGACCCGAAAAGGGTTCGTCCAGAACCAACAATTCCGGGCCATGGACCACGGCCCGCGCCAACATGACCTGACGGGCTTGGCCATAAGACAGGGAGCGCAGCGGCCGGGACATCCATTCTTCCATGGCCCAATCCCGGGCCAGATCCTCGGCCTTGAGGATTTCGGTGACGGGCAGGCCCCGATGCACACCCAGGCCATCGCACAGCCCGGACAAGAGAATATCGCGACAGGTCGCCCCTGGATCGATGCGGTCCTTGATCCATGGCGCCAAAATACCAATCCGGGCCCGCACCCGACCAATGCCAAGGCGATCGGCCTGTCCGAACCACGTCAGGCCGCCCCCTGGCCAGGGGCGGCGGTAGCCCGTGATCATCCGCAGCAGGGTGGACTTGCCGCTTCCGTTGTGACC encodes:
- a CDS encoding glycosyltransferase family 1 protein, giving the protein MNIVCVHVGLRGALEAAGHRCLDLRPPAGVIRLEPLLGDFVPDVIFQQETLGPRTIIADLGAFSCLKVFWSIDTHLNSFWHQYYARLFDLCCSTQKQWLPWFAARGLVQTAWLPWFGSSRPVAPWEERVHGLGFVGRITPERPVRQWFAQWLDRIGDVQVRQDLPHGQMLDFYDKSRIVPNEAIFGEINFRLFEAASCGCAVLNPAVGHVEGLFEPDSEVALYRDGAELVDWVCRLRHNDVLARLMGLRAWERIQREHLPEHRARALLARVGNLERAAQTGPAARVALWLTLFSLWEGGRLPLPMEEMER